Proteins encoded within one genomic window of Fusarium musae strain F31 chromosome 4, whole genome shotgun sequence:
- a CDS encoding hypothetical protein (EggNog:ENOG41) produces MTRECLALVSTLHQILQVSLAHILQSSMLIIDTEADVYVKNHYVSSNLHAMLICYVVATKPQRKLLADHSITRPSRGYNCIEGVTVDNGGSLQYPEFVVYRHDAIIPVGLIMYTRKGWEPL; encoded by the exons ATGACGAGGGAATGTTTGGCCCTGGTATCTACTCTACACCAAATTCTTCAAGTGAGTCTTGCCCATATTCTCCAGTCTTCCATGCTAATCATTGATACAGAAGCAGACGTCTATGTAAAGAACCATTATGTCAGCTCAAACCTTCACGCTATGCTCATTTGCTATGTCGTGGCAACTAAGCCTCAGCGCAAATTGCTAGCAGACCACAGCATCACCAGACCTTCACGTGGCTACAACTGT ATTGAGGGGGTGACTGTTGATAACGGAGGGTCACTTCAATATCCAGAGTTTGTTGTCTATCGACACGATGCGATTATTCCAGTCGGGCTCATCATGTATACTCGCAAGGGCTGGGAGCCCTTATGA